Proteins from a single region of Verrucosispora sp. NA02020:
- the pta gene encoding phosphate acetyltransferase encodes MGRMARSVYLTSVGSGGGKSAIALGLAELLSRQVERIGVFRPLVPSNGPDHILALLSERYRVQVNPSDLSGATYAEATALVSDGRREELISRMVQRYRAVERQCPAVVVVGSDFADSGDGTTPRELAFNARLATEFGSVVVPVVDGQGQSPAAIAAAARGAYHDLVDLGATVLAVIANRVPEPMDLPDLPVPAYAIPEVPTVSAPTVAEVAAALGATLLTGDEAALGRDVLDYVVGAAHVPTLVEHLTDGCLVITPGDRDDLLVAAGAAHVSGQVSISGLVLTLGEQPDPRALRLFEGLNTGLAVLSVASDSYDTVAASSRIEGRPSAANTRKAEAALGAFEANVDTDELARRLAVTRSQRVTPLMFEYDLIDRARAQRRHLVLPEGTEDRILRATEILLHRGVADLTLLGRPDDVARRTRELGVDITGATIVDPATSRWRDDFAEAYAKLRAHRGVTVELAYDVVAQPNYFGTMMVWAGHADGMVSGATHTTAATIRPAFEIVKNLPDVSVASSVFFMLLADRVLVYGDCAVNRDPDAAQLADIAISSADTAARFGIEPRVAMLSYSTGSSGAGADVEKVAAATALVRERRPDLAVEGPIQYDAAIDPAVAATKLPDSAVAGRATVFIFPDLNTGNNTYKAVQRSAGAVAVGPVMQGLRRPVNDLSRGATVPDIVNTVAITAIQAAALTDAPAPGGA; translated from the coding sequence TTGGGCCGCATGGCTCGCAGCGTCTACCTCACCAGCGTGGGATCCGGCGGCGGAAAATCCGCCATCGCGTTGGGTCTCGCCGAGCTGCTGTCCCGGCAGGTCGAACGGATCGGCGTGTTCCGGCCCCTGGTGCCGTCGAACGGACCCGACCACATCCTCGCCCTGCTCAGCGAGCGCTATCGCGTGCAGGTTAACCCGTCCGACCTGTCCGGAGCCACATATGCCGAGGCCACGGCGCTGGTATCGGACGGACGGCGGGAAGAACTGATCTCCAGGATGGTGCAGCGCTACCGAGCGGTCGAACGGCAGTGTCCGGCCGTCGTGGTGGTCGGAAGTGACTTCGCCGACTCCGGCGACGGCACCACCCCCCGGGAACTCGCCTTCAACGCCCGGCTGGCCACCGAGTTCGGCAGCGTGGTGGTGCCGGTCGTGGACGGGCAGGGCCAGTCACCGGCGGCGATCGCGGCGGCGGCCCGGGGCGCGTACCACGACCTGGTGGACCTCGGCGCGACGGTGCTCGCGGTCATCGCCAACCGGGTGCCCGAGCCGATGGACCTGCCCGACCTGCCGGTGCCGGCGTACGCCATCCCGGAGGTGCCGACCGTGTCCGCGCCGACGGTGGCCGAGGTGGCCGCCGCGCTCGGCGCGACGCTGCTCACCGGCGACGAGGCGGCGCTCGGCCGCGACGTGCTCGACTACGTGGTCGGCGCAGCCCACGTGCCGACGCTGGTGGAGCACCTGACCGACGGCTGCCTGGTGATCACCCCCGGCGACCGGGACGACCTGCTGGTGGCCGCCGGAGCCGCGCACGTCTCCGGCCAGGTCTCGATCTCCGGGCTGGTGCTCACCCTCGGCGAACAACCCGACCCGCGCGCCCTGCGCCTCTTCGAGGGACTGAACACCGGCCTGGCGGTCCTCAGCGTCGCCAGCGACAGCTACGACACGGTCGCGGCGTCCAGCCGGATCGAGGGACGGCCCAGCGCGGCCAACACCCGCAAGGCGGAGGCCGCCCTCGGCGCGTTCGAGGCCAACGTGGACACCGACGAACTGGCCCGCCGGCTCGCGGTCACCCGCTCACAGCGGGTCACCCCGCTGATGTTCGAGTACGACCTGATCGACCGGGCCCGCGCCCAGCGCCGCCACCTCGTGCTCCCCGAGGGCACCGAGGACCGGATCCTGCGGGCCACCGAGATCCTGCTGCACCGGGGGGTGGCCGACCTCACGCTGCTCGGCCGCCCCGACGACGTGGCCCGCCGGACCCGGGAACTCGGCGTCGACATCACCGGGGCCACCATCGTCGACCCGGCGACCAGCCGGTGGCGGGACGATTTCGCCGAGGCGTACGCGAAGCTGCGCGCCCATCGGGGCGTCACCGTCGAGCTGGCGTACGACGTGGTGGCCCAGCCGAACTACTTCGGCACCATGATGGTCTGGGCCGGGCACGCCGACGGCATGGTCTCCGGCGCCACCCACACCACCGCCGCCACCATCCGCCCCGCCTTCGAGATCGTGAAGAACCTGCCGGACGTCTCCGTCGCGTCCAGCGTCTTCTTCATGCTGCTCGCCGACCGGGTGCTGGTGTACGGCGACTGCGCGGTCAACCGCGACCCGGACGCCGCCCAGCTCGCCGACATCGCGATCTCCTCGGCCGACACCGCGGCCCGGTTCGGCATCGAGCCCCGGGTGGCGATGCTGTCGTACTCGACCGGCAGTTCCGGCGCCGGTGCCGACGTGGAGAAGGTCGCGGCGGCCACCGCGCTGGTCCGTGAGCGTCGGCCCGACCTGGCCGTGGAGGGCCCCATCCAGTACGACGCGGCGATCGACCCGGCGGTGGCGGCGACGAAGCTGCCCGACAGTGCGGTCGCCGGCCGCGCGACGGTCTTCATCTTCCCGGACCTCAACACCGGCAACAACACCTACAAGGCGGTGCAGCGCTCGGCCGGGGCGGTGGCCGTCGGGCCGGTGATGCAGGGCCTGCGCCGGCCGGTCAACGACCTCTCCCGAGGGGCCACCGTGCCAGACATCGTCAACACCGTGGCGATCACCGCCATCCAGGCCGCCGCCCTCACCGACGCTCCCGCACCCGGAGGTGCCTGA
- a CDS encoding acetate/propionate family kinase: MTDKVLVLNCGSSSVKYRLYDGDRVLDKGTVERIGEAGGDAPDHAGAVRRILAGLDLTGLTAVGHRVVHGGRRFTAPTLVDDAVLAAITDLVPLAPLHNPANLAGIAEARAVLPEVPQVAVFDTAFHHTLPDSAATYAIDRDVAQRYGVRRYGFHGTSHSYVSRRTAELLDRPYAEVNTITLHLGNGASACAVAQGRSVATSMGMSPLEGLVMGTRSGDLDPTVVFHLRREGGLGVDEIDDLLNHRSGLLGLSGVNDMREVLSRRAAGDEAATLAFDVYCRRITGYVGAYYALLGRVDAVTFTAGVGEHAAPVRAAALAGLERLGITVDPERNTGSGDRFISPDGAEVAVCVVGTDEEREIARAARAVVAATA; this comes from the coding sequence ATGACCGACAAGGTGCTGGTGCTCAACTGCGGGTCGTCCTCGGTCAAGTACCGGCTGTACGACGGTGACCGGGTGCTCGACAAGGGCACCGTCGAGCGGATCGGTGAGGCCGGTGGCGACGCGCCCGACCATGCCGGTGCGGTCCGGCGGATCCTGGCCGGGCTGGACCTGACCGGGCTCACCGCGGTCGGGCACCGGGTGGTGCACGGCGGCCGGCGGTTCACCGCGCCGACGCTGGTGGACGACGCGGTGCTGGCCGCCATCACCGACCTGGTGCCGCTGGCACCGCTGCACAACCCGGCCAACCTCGCCGGCATCGCCGAGGCGCGCGCCGTCCTGCCCGAGGTGCCGCAGGTCGCCGTCTTCGACACCGCGTTCCACCACACGCTGCCCGACTCCGCCGCCACGTACGCGATCGACCGGGACGTCGCGCAGCGGTACGGCGTCCGGCGGTACGGCTTCCACGGCACCTCGCACTCGTACGTCTCCCGGCGCACCGCCGAGCTGCTGGACCGCCCGTACGCGGAGGTCAACACGATCACCCTGCACCTGGGCAACGGTGCCAGCGCGTGCGCGGTCGCGCAGGGACGCAGCGTGGCCACCTCGATGGGGATGTCTCCGCTGGAGGGGCTGGTGATGGGCACCCGCAGCGGTGACCTGGACCCGACCGTGGTGTTCCACCTGCGCCGCGAGGGCGGACTGGGCGTGGACGAGATCGACGACCTGCTCAACCACCGCAGCGGCCTGCTCGGGCTCTCCGGCGTCAACGACATGCGGGAGGTGCTGTCCCGGCGGGCGGCCGGGGACGAGGCGGCGACGCTCGCCTTCGACGTCTACTGCCGGCGGATCACCGGCTACGTGGGGGCGTACTACGCGTTGCTCGGCCGGGTCGACGCGGTCACCTTCACCGCCGGGGTCGGCGAGCACGCGGCACCGGTACGCGCGGCGGCACTGGCCGGGCTCGAACGGCTCGGCATCACCGTCGACCCCGAGCGCAACACGGGCAGCGGTGACCGGTTCATCTCACCGGACGGCGCGGAGGTCGCGGTCTGCGTGGTCGGCACGGACGAGGAGCGCGAGATCGCCCGGGCGGCACGCGCGGTGGTGGCGGCCACCGCCTGA
- a CDS encoding alpha/beta hydrolase yields MALTAGCAASGEQSGQALGGRLAPEVPYAVGVRTLTVDPASERPLPVTLWYPTQGSRVAEGRFPVVIYSHGLASLPELHSGLTARWAAAGFVVAAPTYPHTRRGAKRFSRADVRHQPADGWRVIRHLVRLDGRSGDPLAGHLDVQRVAAAGHSAGGFTTAGMFTAGHPSRLRAGIVIAGGGMAGSFAGPSAPILFVHGTADAVVPLSVGRAAYGRTPGPASFLSLLGQGHGEYLVPGRPGFAQVLGATTDFLRWTLYGDQEAGRRLPGRALLAGVTSFETRPAG; encoded by the coding sequence ATGGCGTTGACAGCCGGTTGCGCGGCGAGCGGCGAGCAGTCCGGCCAGGCGCTCGGGGGCCGGCTGGCGCCGGAGGTGCCGTACGCGGTGGGTGTGCGCACCCTCACCGTCGACCCGGCCTCGGAACGTCCGCTGCCGGTCACACTCTGGTATCCGACGCAGGGCAGCCGGGTCGCCGAAGGGCGGTTCCCGGTGGTGATCTACAGCCACGGTCTGGCCAGCCTGCCCGAATTGCACTCCGGACTGACCGCCCGGTGGGCCGCCGCCGGCTTCGTGGTGGCCGCGCCGACATACCCGCACACCCGGCGCGGCGCGAAGCGGTTCTCCCGGGCCGACGTCCGCCACCAGCCGGCCGACGGGTGGCGGGTGATCCGGCACCTGGTCCGGCTCGACGGCCGCTCCGGCGACCCGCTCGCCGGTCACCTCGACGTGCAGCGGGTGGCGGCGGCCGGACACTCGGCGGGCGGCTTCACCACCGCCGGCATGTTCACCGCCGGGCACCCGTCCCGGCTGCGGGCCGGCATCGTGATCGCCGGAGGCGGGATGGCGGGCAGCTTCGCCGGCCCGAGCGCCCCGATCCTCTTCGTGCACGGCACCGCCGACGCGGTGGTACCGCTCAGCGTGGGGCGGGCGGCGTACGGCCGTACCCCCGGACCGGCCTCCTTCCTCAGCCTGCTCGGCCAGGGCCACGGCGAGTACCTCGTCCCCGGCCGGCCCGGTTTCGCCCAGGTCCTCGGCGCCACCACCGACTTCCTGCGCTGGACCCTCTACGGCGACCAGGAGGCCGGGCGGCGGCTGCCCGGCCGGGCGCTGCTGGCCGGCGTCACCAGCTTCGAGACGCGACCAGCGGGCTGA
- a CDS encoding chlorophyllase produces MSRRALPLLLASTLTAVLLVGCSADREPDERAEAPAPSATASAPAASAPDIPAGTAPEQTFAVGVRQLKLNRDGNRPLPVTVWYPAAGRAGGKPQSSADAAEGRFPVVMFSHGLGGRPADYQALLTRWAAAGFVVAAPTFPNTSKAGGENNVLDVLNQPADVSYALTEVLALDARDGDVLRGRLATDRVAAAGHSAGGVTTIGLFTAGRDERLAAGIVFAGTALGVGTAFAGAAAPQLFVHGEADEVVQYTAGKAVYDLVPWPKAMLSLPEGDHGRKLLRDDTSLGVVANTTAEFLRWTLYGDAEAKERIPTAAARDDIATLDSNL; encoded by the coding sequence ATGTCGCGCCGCGCCCTCCCTCTCCTGCTCGCCAGTACGCTCACCGCCGTCCTGCTGGTCGGCTGCTCCGCCGACCGCGAACCGGACGAGCGGGCCGAGGCGCCCGCCCCCTCGGCGACCGCCTCCGCACCGGCCGCGTCGGCGCCGGACATCCCCGCCGGCACCGCGCCGGAGCAGACCTTCGCCGTCGGCGTACGGCAACTCAAGCTCAACCGCGACGGCAACCGACCGCTGCCGGTGACCGTCTGGTACCCGGCGGCCGGTCGGGCCGGCGGGAAGCCGCAGTCGTCGGCGGACGCCGCCGAGGGGCGGTTCCCGGTGGTCATGTTCAGCCACGGCCTCGGCGGTCGACCCGCCGACTACCAGGCGCTACTGACCCGGTGGGCCGCCGCCGGTTTCGTGGTGGCCGCGCCGACGTTCCCGAACACCTCGAAGGCGGGTGGCGAGAACAACGTGCTCGACGTGCTCAACCAGCCCGCCGACGTCTCGTACGCGCTGACCGAGGTGCTCGCGCTCGACGCCCGCGACGGCGACGTGCTGCGGGGCCGGCTCGCCACCGACCGGGTGGCCGCCGCCGGGCACTCGGCGGGCGGGGTGACCACCATCGGGCTCTTCACCGCCGGCCGGGACGAGCGGCTGGCCGCCGGGATCGTCTTCGCCGGCACCGCGCTCGGCGTGGGCACCGCCTTCGCCGGTGCCGCCGCACCGCAACTGTTCGTGCACGGCGAGGCCGACGAGGTGGTGCAGTACACCGCCGGCAAGGCGGTCTACGACCTGGTGCCCTGGCCGAAGGCGATGCTCAGCCTGCCCGAGGGCGACCACGGCCGGAAGCTGCTGAGAGACGACACGTCGCTGGGCGTGGTGGCGAACACCACCGCCGAGTTCCTGCGCTGGACGCTCTACGGCGACGCCGAGGCCAAGGAGCGCATCCCCACCGCCGCCGCCCGCGACGACATCGCCACCCTCGACAGCAACCTCTAG
- a CDS encoding zinc-binding dehydrogenase, with translation MRIMRAAFASRFDDADPLAALTVGEQPEPSLPDDDWVTLRVTASSLNHHDIWSLRGVGLRAEQLPMILGCDAVGVDPEGNEVVVYPVVPTPGDPRGISILSEHFPGTLAERVAVPRWNLLPLPAGLSAANAACLPTAWLTAWRMLTAKGRVDEAEAVLVQGAGGGVATAAVVLATAMGKRVYATSRDGAKRERVAGLGATALETGARLPERVDVVIETVGAATFDHSLKSAAPGARIVVSGATAGHEPAVNLRRVFAMQLEILGTSMGTEADLADLLAFCAERKVRPVVDSVVPFSRVEEAFARLHSGDAFGKVVIDHAS, from the coding sequence GTGCGGATCATGCGTGCCGCCTTCGCCTCCCGTTTCGACGACGCCGATCCGCTCGCCGCGCTCACCGTGGGTGAGCAGCCCGAGCCGAGCCTGCCCGACGACGACTGGGTGACCCTGCGCGTCACGGCCAGTTCGCTCAACCACCACGACATCTGGTCACTGCGCGGTGTCGGACTGCGAGCCGAACAATTGCCGATGATCCTGGGCTGCGACGCCGTCGGTGTCGACCCGGAGGGCAACGAGGTGGTCGTCTACCCGGTGGTGCCCACCCCGGGTGACCCGCGCGGGATCTCCATCCTCTCCGAGCACTTCCCCGGCACGCTGGCCGAGCGGGTGGCCGTACCCCGGTGGAATCTGCTTCCGCTGCCCGCGGGCCTGTCGGCGGCGAACGCGGCGTGCCTGCCGACGGCTTGGCTGACCGCGTGGCGGATGCTTACCGCCAAGGGCCGGGTCGACGAGGCCGAGGCGGTGCTGGTCCAGGGCGCCGGGGGCGGCGTCGCCACCGCCGCCGTCGTGCTGGCCACCGCGATGGGCAAACGGGTGTACGCGACCAGCCGCGACGGGGCCAAGCGGGAGCGGGTCGCCGGGCTGGGGGCGACCGCGCTGGAGACGGGTGCCCGGCTGCCCGAGCGGGTCGACGTGGTGATCGAGACGGTCGGTGCGGCCACCTTCGACCACTCCCTGAAGTCGGCCGCGCCGGGCGCGCGGATCGTGGTCTCCGGGGCGACCGCCGGGCACGAGCCGGCCGTCAACCTGCGCCGGGTTTTCGCGATGCAGTTGGAGATCCTGGGTACCTCGATGGGTACCGAGGCCGATCTGGCCGACCTGCTGGCGTTCTGCGCCGAGCGGAAGGTACGCCCGGTGGTGGACAGCGTGGTGCCGTTCAGCCGGGTCGAGGAGGCGTTCGCCCGCCTGCACTCCGGCGACGCCTTCGGCAAGGTCGTGATCGACCACGCCAGCTGA
- a CDS encoding NADP-dependent malic enzyme — protein MPSSTVDPADPVFQLHRGGKMAVLSTVPLTSREDLSLAYTPGVARVCEAIAADPSLTYEYTWASNTVAVVTDGSAVLGLGNIGPRAALPVMEGKAVLFKQFGGVDAVPVCLDTQDVDEIVATVKALAPSFGGINLEDISAPRCFEVERRLDEALDIPVFHDDQHGTAIVVLAALRNAATLLDRKLGDLRVAVSGAGAAGVAVTKMLVAGGVDPQRVVVCDSRGIVSRQRDGLTGTKAELAELTNADGRQGDITEALRDADVLIGVSGGQIPEAAVAGMASGGIVFALANPTPEVHPDVAARHVAVVATGRSDYPNQINNVLAFPGVFRGALQARATRVTESMKVAAADAIAAVVAETLTPDAIVPSPLDPRVAPAVAEAVAEAARRDGVARA, from the coding sequence ATGCCTTCGTCCACCGTGGACCCCGCTGATCCCGTCTTCCAACTGCACCGGGGCGGCAAGATGGCCGTCCTCTCGACCGTCCCGCTGACCAGCCGCGAAGACCTCTCCCTCGCGTACACGCCGGGCGTGGCACGGGTGTGCGAGGCGATCGCCGCCGACCCGTCGCTGACGTACGAGTACACCTGGGCGTCGAACACCGTCGCGGTCGTCACCGACGGTTCGGCCGTACTCGGCCTGGGCAACATCGGCCCGCGCGCTGCGCTGCCGGTGATGGAGGGCAAGGCCGTGCTGTTCAAGCAGTTCGGCGGCGTCGACGCGGTGCCGGTCTGCCTCGACACGCAGGACGTCGACGAGATCGTGGCGACGGTCAAGGCGCTCGCGCCGTCGTTCGGTGGGATCAACCTGGAGGACATCAGCGCGCCACGCTGCTTCGAGGTGGAACGCCGCCTCGACGAGGCGCTGGACATCCCGGTGTTCCACGACGACCAGCACGGCACCGCGATCGTGGTGCTGGCCGCGCTGCGTAACGCCGCGACCCTGCTCGACCGCAAGCTCGGCGACCTGCGGGTGGCGGTCAGCGGCGCGGGCGCGGCCGGCGTGGCGGTGACGAAGATGCTGGTGGCCGGGGGAGTGGACCCGCAGCGGGTGGTGGTCTGCGACTCCCGGGGCATCGTCTCCCGTCAGCGTGACGGCCTCACCGGCACCAAGGCCGAACTGGCCGAGCTGACCAACGCCGACGGCCGGCAGGGCGACATCACCGAGGCGTTGCGTGACGCCGACGTGCTGATCGGTGTCTCCGGCGGTCAGATCCCGGAGGCGGCGGTGGCCGGGATGGCGTCCGGCGGGATCGTGTTCGCGCTGGCCAACCCCACCCCCGAGGTGCACCCGGACGTCGCCGCCCGGCACGTCGCGGTGGTCGCCACCGGCCGCAGCGACTACCCCAACCAGATCAACAACGTGCTGGCCTTCCCGGGCGTGTTCCGGGGCGCGCTCCAGGCCCGGGCCACCCGGGTCACCGAGTCGATGAAGGTGGCCGCCGCCGACGCCATCGCCGCCGTGGTGGCCGAGACGCTCACGCCCGACGCGATCGTGCCCTCGCCGCTCGACCCCCGGGTCGCCCCGGCGGTGGCCGAAGCGGTCGCCGAAGCCGCCCGCCGCGACGGCGTCGCTCGCGCCTGA
- a CDS encoding S24/S26 family peptidase, protein MPVPRLRRPLSAVLVTGPSMAPTLRHGDAVLVRPGGRATRPGDVVVAVFRSRPELLVVKRAVRPVDGGWWLYGDNELVTDDSRAYGVADVLGRVVFRYWPRPGRLPPQPL, encoded by the coding sequence ATGCCGGTACCCCGTCTCCGGCGACCGCTCTCGGCCGTACTCGTGACCGGTCCGTCCATGGCGCCGACCCTGCGGCACGGCGACGCGGTGCTGGTCCGCCCGGGGGGTCGCGCCACCCGGCCGGGGGACGTGGTGGTCGCGGTCTTCCGCAGCCGCCCCGAGCTGCTCGTGGTCAAACGCGCCGTCCGACCCGTCGACGGCGGCTGGTGGCTGTACGGTGACAACGAGTTGGTGACCGACGACTCCCGGGCGTACGGGGTGGCCGACGTCCTCGGTCGGGTGGTGTTCCGCTACTGGCCCCGTCCCGGCCGATTGCCGCCGCAGCCGTTATGA
- the sodN gene encoding superoxide dismutase, Ni: MRLPRILAPRVTASAHCDLPCGVYDPAQARIEAESVKMICEKYQANTDPEFRTRAILIKEQRAELVKHHLWVLWTDYFKPPHFEKYPHLHQLFNEATKLAGAAGAKGATDPSKADELLQKIDEISKIFWETKQA; the protein is encoded by the coding sequence ATGCGACTTCCACGCATCCTTGCGCCCCGGGTGACCGCGAGCGCGCACTGCGACCTGCCCTGCGGCGTCTACGACCCCGCGCAGGCTCGGATCGAGGCCGAGTCGGTGAAAATGATCTGCGAGAAGTACCAGGCCAACACCGACCCCGAGTTCCGTACCCGGGCCATCCTGATCAAGGAGCAGCGGGCCGAGCTGGTCAAGCATCACCTGTGGGTGCTGTGGACCGACTACTTCAAGCCGCCGCACTTCGAGAAGTACCCGCACCTGCACCAGCTGTTCAACGAGGCCACCAAGCTGGCCGGCGCGGCCGGCGCCAAGGGCGCCACCGACCCGTCCAAGGCCGACGAGCTGCTGCAGAAGATCGACGAGATCTCGAAGATCTTCTGGGAGACCAAGCAGGCGTGA
- a CDS encoding anti-sigma regulatory factor — protein MTQLTGQPTTDDDVVHLTVPADGGYLSVLRTATAGLAARLQFALDEIEDLRIAVDEACAMLLAIAPRGAELDCRFAVTEDALTVEVTVPTVPGARLPAESSFAWKVLTALTTSASAGAADGRATISLLTRRASGW, from the coding sequence GTGACTCAACTGACCGGACAACCGACCACCGACGACGACGTGGTGCACCTCACCGTGCCCGCCGACGGCGGCTATCTGAGCGTCCTGCGTACGGCCACCGCCGGTCTCGCGGCGCGTCTCCAGTTCGCCCTCGACGAGATCGAGGACCTACGCATCGCCGTGGACGAGGCGTGCGCCATGCTGCTCGCCATCGCGCCCCGGGGTGCCGAACTGGACTGCCGCTTCGCGGTCACCGAGGACGCGTTGACCGTCGAGGTGACGGTGCCGACCGTGCCGGGCGCCCGACTCCCTGCGGAGTCGTCGTTCGCGTGGAAGGTGCTGACCGCGTTGACCACCTCCGCCTCGGCGGGAGCGGCTGACGGCCGGGCCACCATCTCGCTGCTCACCCGCCGCGCCTCCGGCTGGTGA
- a CDS encoding diacylglycerol kinase family protein has protein sequence MRAVLLVNPKATTTSERARDVLVRALRSEVDLSVRYTRRRGHATALAREAAVEGVDVVVTLGGDGTVNEVVNGLMTATSAGGAAPTAERLPALATVPGGSTNVFARALGLPKEWPEAASMLLEGLRLSRHRTIGLGRADDRYFTFCAGFGLDAAVIHRVEEARRRGRVSSPGLYFRAFTAQFLLGAERRNPAIQLEQPGETTEGDLATVIVQNTAPWTFVGDREANPNPEASFDLGLDVMALRQLGVASTTRTVRQFLSATPDPQGRQVLRRHDVAEFTLVASRPQAFQLDGDYLGEREKVGFASVPAALRVIC, from the coding sequence ATGCGGGCCGTCCTGCTGGTCAATCCGAAGGCCACCACCACCAGCGAGCGTGCGCGGGATGTGCTCGTCCGAGCGCTGCGCAGCGAGGTGGATCTCTCCGTGCGCTACACCCGGCGCCGCGGCCACGCCACCGCGCTGGCCCGGGAGGCCGCGGTGGAGGGCGTCGACGTGGTGGTCACCCTCGGTGGTGACGGCACGGTCAACGAGGTGGTCAACGGCCTGATGACGGCGACCAGTGCCGGCGGTGCGGCACCGACCGCCGAGCGGTTGCCCGCGCTGGCCACCGTGCCGGGCGGCTCGACGAACGTCTTCGCGCGGGCGCTGGGCCTGCCCAAGGAGTGGCCCGAGGCGGCCAGCATGCTCCTGGAGGGGCTGCGGCTGAGCCGGCACCGGACGATCGGCCTCGGCCGGGCCGACGACCGCTACTTCACCTTCTGCGCCGGCTTCGGGCTCGACGCGGCGGTCATCCATCGGGTCGAGGAGGCCCGTCGGCGGGGCCGGGTCTCCTCGCCGGGGCTCTATTTCCGCGCCTTCACCGCGCAGTTCCTGCTCGGTGCCGAGCGGCGCAACCCGGCGATCCAGTTGGAGCAGCCGGGCGAGACCACGGAGGGCGATCTGGCGACGGTGATCGTCCAGAACACCGCCCCGTGGACGTTCGTCGGCGACCGGGAGGCCAACCCGAACCCGGAGGCGTCCTTCGATCTGGGCCTCGACGTGATGGCCCTTCGCCAGCTAGGCGTCGCCAGTACGACACGGACAGTGAGGCAATTCCTGTCCGCCACGCCGGATCCGCAGGGTCGCCAAGTTCTTCGTCGGCACGATGTTGCCGAGTTCACGCTGGTAGCGAGCCGTCCGCAGGCGTTTCAGCTCGACGGCGACTACCTTGGCGAACGAGAAAAAGTTGGATTCGCCTCCGTTCCGGCCGCACTCAGAGTAATCTGTTAG
- a CDS encoding WhiB family transcriptional regulator, with translation MDWRHHAVCRDEDPELFFPIGTSGPALLQVEQAKAVCRRCSVTDQCLQWALESGQDAGVWGGMSEEERRAVKRRGGLRVLRAHSA, from the coding sequence ATGGACTGGCGTCACCATGCTGTCTGCCGCGACGAGGACCCGGAACTGTTCTTCCCGATCGGGACGTCCGGTCCGGCTCTCCTGCAGGTCGAGCAGGCCAAGGCCGTCTGCAGGCGCTGCTCCGTGACCGACCAGTGCCTGCAGTGGGCGCTGGAGTCCGGTCAGGACGCTGGCGTCTGGGGCGGGATGAGCGAAGAGGAGCGCCGCGCTGTCAAGCGTCGCGGTGGCCTCCGGGTGCTGCGCGCTCACTCCGCCTGA
- a CDS encoding sirohydrochlorin chelatase, protein MRPGPPGSGRDPLLLVAHGSRDPRAAEATRALARAVSDARPGTPVLASWLDHTEPGPTEALRGLAAAGHSRAVLVPLLLTAAYHRRVDIPAAVAAAQESGPPIAVTVTDVLGPVGNRVDRSLLDALGRRLAEAEPGRFDAVVLAAAGTRDASARASVGRVARELGAVLGATTRVSYASAAPPAVGAAVARLRARGARRVAVAAYFLAPGLFHDAVAVSAREAGAVAVAAPLTDAPELVGLVLDRVDVQAPSTR, encoded by the coding sequence ATCCGCCCCGGCCCACCAGGGTCGGGGCGGGACCCGCTGCTCCTGGTCGCCCACGGCAGCCGCGATCCACGGGCCGCCGAGGCCACCCGGGCGCTGGCGCGGGCGGTGTCGGACGCCCGGCCCGGCACCCCGGTGCTGGCGAGCTGGCTGGACCACACCGAGCCCGGTCCGACCGAGGCGCTGCGAGGACTGGCCGCCGCCGGGCACTCCCGGGCGGTCCTGGTGCCGCTGCTGCTGACCGCCGCGTACCACCGGCGGGTGGACATCCCGGCGGCGGTGGCGGCCGCCCAGGAGTCCGGTCCGCCGATCGCGGTGACCGTCACCGACGTGCTCGGCCCGGTCGGCAACCGGGTGGACCGGTCGCTGCTGGACGCGCTGGGGCGGCGGCTGGCGGAGGCGGAACCGGGTCGGTTCGACGCGGTGGTGCTGGCGGCGGCGGGTACCCGGGACGCGTCCGCCCGCGCCTCGGTCGGCCGGGTGGCCCGGGAACTCGGTGCGGTCCTGGGTGCCACGACCCGGGTCTCGTACGCCTCGGCGGCGCCACCGGCCGTCGGCGCGGCGGTGGCCCGGTTGCGGGCGCGGGGCGCGCGGCGGGTCGCCGTGGCCGCGTACTTCCTGGCGCCCGGGTTGTTCCACGACGCGGTGGCGGTGTCGGCGCGGGAGGCCGGCGCGGTTGCCGTGGCGGCGCCGCTGACCGACGCGCCGGAGTTGGTGGGGCTGGTGCTGGACCGGGTGGACGTCCAGGCGCCCTCGACGCGCTGA